Proteins from one Halopseudomonas pelagia genomic window:
- a CDS encoding YidH family protein, whose amino-acid sequence MTSSLRLLRQSFSHLSLSDGEAPDPRFTLANERTFLAWIRTALALLGGGVAVEAFTVNLLEPVLRTWLATMLISLSATLSAGACWRWLKVERALRHRQPLKVSQLVPLLTLAVASMGVISALVFWSLT is encoded by the coding sequence ATGACCTCTAGCCTTAGACTCCTGCGCCAATCGTTCAGCCATTTGAGCTTGAGCGACGGAGAAGCGCCCGACCCCCGTTTCACGTTAGCCAATGAACGCACCTTCCTGGCCTGGATACGCACTGCCCTGGCATTGCTGGGCGGAGGTGTTGCCGTGGAAGCTTTCACTGTCAATTTGCTTGAGCCAGTACTACGCACCTGGTTGGCGACCATGTTGATCAGTCTCAGTGCCACCCTGAGCGCAGGCGCATGCTGGCGCTGGCTCAAGGTCGAACGTGCATTGCGGCACCGCCAGCCTTTGAAGGTATCGCAGCTGGTTCCCCTGCTGACCCTGGCCGTGGCCTCCATGGGCGTGATAAGTGCCCTGGTGTTCTGGAGCCTTACATGA
- a CDS encoding DUF202 domain-containing protein: protein MSVVTDTGLQVERTLLAWVRTQIGLGVFAGLTLHWLDLHHASALFMALLPLLLSLALYCGQRRRFQRQRDMLIAEQGHPSILPVMSVGIGVSALALIAVFAI from the coding sequence ATGAGTGTGGTAACAGATACCGGCCTGCAGGTAGAACGTACCCTGTTGGCCTGGGTGAGAACCCAGATTGGCTTGGGCGTGTTTGCCGGCCTGACGCTGCACTGGCTGGATCTGCATCATGCCAGCGCATTATTCATGGCCCTGTTGCCGCTGCTGTTATCTCTCGCACTGTACTGCGGGCAACGTCGTCGTTTTCAACGCCAGAGGGACATGCTCATAGCTGAGCAGGGTCATCCTTCAATTTTGCCAGTAATGAGTGTTGGCATCGGCGTCAGTGCCCTGGCCTTGATAGCTGTTTTCGCAATCTGA